One Desulfobacterales bacterium DNA window includes the following coding sequences:
- a CDS encoding YkgJ family cysteine cluster protein, with amino-acid sequence MNFNLEPFFQKYEDLQSKVDGIFAKVQKDFPGCSKCAVECSDCCYALFDLSLIEAMYINQKFNETIKGDKKIELIEKANKADRLVYKLKKQAYKEKMEGRSEDEIIVKMALERIKCPLLNNEQKCDLYEFRPITCRIYGIPLSIQGRAHTCGISAFEEGISYPTANMDIIHQQLYAISQEFSQSIKTKYSQLGDLLVPLSMALLTVYDEEYFGISKTN; translated from the coding sequence ATGAATTTTAATTTAGAGCCTTTTTTTCAAAAATATGAAGACCTTCAGTCAAAAGTAGATGGCATATTTGCGAAAGTTCAAAAGGATTTTCCAGGATGTTCCAAGTGCGCAGTAGAATGCTCTGACTGTTGCTATGCCTTATTTGATTTAAGCCTCATAGAAGCTATGTATATCAATCAAAAATTCAATGAGACAATCAAAGGCGATAAAAAGATTGAACTAATTGAAAAGGCAAACAAAGCTGACAGATTAGTTTATAAGTTAAAAAAACAGGCTTACAAAGAAAAAATGGAAGGAAGAAGTGAAGATGAGATAATAGTCAAAATGGCTTTAGAACGAATAAAATGCCCTTTATTGAATAATGAACAAAAATGCGATTTATATGAATTCAGGCCTATTACTTGCCGAATTTATGGAATTCCTCTTTCAATTCAAGGAAGAGCCCATACCTGCGGAATATCTGCATTTGAAGAGGGTATAAGTTATCCTACAGCTAACATGGATATAATTCATCAACAGTTATACGCTATATCTCAAGAATTTTCTCAATCCATTAAAACAAAATATTCACAATTAGGCGACCTCCTTGTTCCCCTTTCTATGGCGCTTTTAACTGTGTATGACGAAGAATATTTCGGCATATCAAAAACAAATTAA